In Lysobacter sp. FW306-1B-D06B, the sequence CTACGTGCTCTCGTTGAAGGGCGCGTCGTCGCAGCGTGCGCGTTGGCTGGCCGACAAGGAAAACGCCTCCGACCTCATTGGTGGCGTGCGCCTGGAGCAGACCAACAACACGCTGGCCTCCGTGCTGCTCGATCTCACCCAGAGCGGCCACATGAAGGCGTCCGAAGACGCCGCCGGGCACGTGCTGGATGGCCTCAAGCGCGTGGGTTCCAACCACAAGCCGAACATCGAGCGCGCGAACTTCGCCGTGCTGCGCACCTCCGACATGCCGGCGATGCTGGTCGAAACGGCCTTCATCTCCAACCCGGACGAGGAGCGCCGTCTCATCGACCCCGCCCACCAGCGCAACCTGGCGCGCGCGGTGCTGGACGGCGTCAACACCTACTTCACCCGCCAGCCGCCGCCGGGAACGCTCTACGCGGCGCGCGCCGACGCGCAGTACGCCACGAGCGAAGCGAACGGCGGCAGTCTCTGAACCATTGCCCCTCGTACACGCCAACGCCCGGGATTCCCGGGCGTTTTTGTTTGTCCGGGCCGGGTCGGCGGGCATTGCGTCGGCTATCATTCCTGTCGATTCCCTCGACGATGCCGGAGCGCATCGCCACACCGTGACGATCCGTCAGCTCCCCGACACCCTCATCAACCAGATCGCGGCCGGCGAGGTCATCGAGCGCCCGGCGTCGGTGGTCAAGGAACTCGTCGAGAACGCGCTCGACGCGGGCGCGCGTCGCATCGACATCGACCTGGAAGAAGGCGGCGTCCGACTCATCCGCATCCGCGACGACGGCAAGGGCATCGAGCCCGCCGAACTGCCGCTGGCGGTGTCGCGCCACGCCACCAGCAAGATCGCTTCGCTCGACGACCTGGAAGGCGTGGCCACGCTCGGCTTCCGCGGCGAAGCGCTGCCGTCCATCGCCTCGGTCAGCCGGTTCGCGCTGACGTCCCGCCGCGACGGCAGCGACCGCGCCGCGACGCTGGAAGTCGACGGCGGTCGCGTCGGTGAGATCACGCCCAAGCCGCATCCGCAGGGGACGACGGTCGAGGTGCGCGACCTGTTCTTCAACGTACCGGCGCGGCGCAAGTTCCTGAAGGCCGAGCGCACCGAGCTGGGCCACATCGAGGAATGGCTGCGCCAGCTGGCGCTGGCCCGTCCGGACGTCGAGCTGCGTGTCTCGCACAACGGCAAGCCGTCGCGGCGCTGGAAAGGCGAGGGCGACCTGCTTTCCGAAGTGCGCCTGCACGAAGCACTGGGCGAGGAGTTCGCGCGCAACGCGCTGCGCGTCGACCACGCCGGTGCGGGGCATGCGATGGGCTCCGGACAGGGCCTGCGCCTGCACGGCTGGATCGCACAGCCCGCGTACAACCGCGCCAGCGCGGACCAGCAGTACCTCTATGTCAACGGCCGCGCGGTGCGCGACCGCAGCATCGCGCATGCGATCAAGCAGGCGTACGCCGACGTGCTCTTCCACGGACGGCAGCCGGCTTACGTGCTGTTCCTGGAACTCGATCCGCGCCGCGTCGACGTCAACGTGCATCCGGCCAAGCACGAAGTGCGTTTCCGCGATGCGCGCCTGATCCACGATTTCGTCTACCGCACGCTGCAGGACGCGCTGGCGGAAACGCGCGCCGGCACCGTGGCGGGTGTCGCCGGCGTGCCCGCGAACGATGGGCCCGGCGCGCCGTCCGCTTACTCCGCCGGATACGGTGCGTCCTCGCCGTCGTACAGCTACCTCGAACGCGCGTCCCAGGCACCGTTGCCGATGCAGGTTGCGGATACGCGCGCCGGCTACGCGGCCCTGTACGGCGGTGGAAATGCCGCGACCGCCGCGCCGTCGTTCGCGCAGACCGCACAGCCCGCCACGCTGCCACGCACCGAAGACGCCACGCTGCCGCCGCTGGGTTACGCCATCGCGCAGCTGCACGGCATCTACATCCTCGCCGAGAGCGCCGAGGGGCTGATCGTCGTCGACATGCACGCCGCGCACGAGCGCATCGGCTACGAGAAACTCAAGACCGCACACGACGGCGAAGGCCTGCGCACGCAGCCGCTGCTGGTGCCGGCGACGCTGGCGGTGTCCGAGCGCGAGGCCGAAGTGGCCGAGCGCGAAGCGCAGACGCTGGCCGAACTCGGTTTCGAAGTGACGCGCAGCGGCCCGCAGTCGCTGACGTTGCGCTCGGTGCCCGCGCTGCTCGCCCATGGCGATGTCGAAGCGTTGCTGCGCGACGTGCTCGCCGACCTGCGCGAACACGGCGAATCGCGCCGCGTCGGCGCCGCGCGCGACGAACTGCTGGCGACCATGGCCTGCCACGGCGCCGTGCGCGCCAACCGGCGTCTCACTCTGCCCGAGATGAACGCCCTGCTGCGCGAGATGGAAATCACCGAACGCTCCGGCCAGTGCAATCATGGCCGTCCCACCTGGGCACGCTTCACGCTGCCCGACATCGACCGTTGGTTCCTGCGAGGACGTTGAATGAGTGCAGTGGCGAAGGGGAAGCTCGTCTCGAGGATGTTCGCAGTGATGATGATCGGCACGCTCGCGGCCTGCGGGTCGCAGAAGGACGACGCCGCGACGGCGGAACAGGCCAAGGCGGCGCAGGCCTCGTTCCAGAACGAGCTGGACATGGTGCGGCAGCAGCGCGTCGTCGACCTCACGCGCGCCGACGGCTGGACCAGCCTCATCGGCCTGCACTGGATCGAGCCGGGCGCGCACTACATCGGTTCCTCGGCCGGTAACGGCATCAAGCTGTCGATGGGGCCGTCGCACTTCGGCATGATCGATCTGCAGAACAACACCCTGCGCTTCGTGCCCGAGAAGGGCGCGGCGATGACGCTCGACGGCCAGCCGCTCACCGGCGCCACCGTCCTGCGCGCCGACGACGCGCCCACCGGTCCCAGCGTGATCGCCTTCGATGAGGGCAAGGGTATGGCGACGGTGATCAAGCGCGGCGATCGCTACCTGCTGCGCGTGAAGCACGCCGATGCCGCCACCCGCACCGGCTTCCGCGGCCTGGAGTACTGGCCGACCAGCCGCGACTGGCGCGTGGAAGGCCGCTTCGTTCCGCACCCGGCGGGCAAGACGCTGGAGATCGCCAACATCATCGGCACCACCGATGCGGTGCCTAATCCGGGCGCGATCGAGTTCGAACGCGACGGCAAGACCTACCGCATCGAAGCGCTGGACGAGGGCGAGGAAACGCTGTTCCTGGTCTTCGCCGATCGCACCAGCGGGCACGGCAGCTATCCGGCCGGCCGCTTCCTCGATGTCGCCAAGCCCGGCATCGGCGGCAAGGTGGTGCTGGATTTCAATCAGGCGCGCAACCCGCCGTGCGCGTTCACCGCCTTCGCGACCTGCCCGTTGCCGCCGCCGGAAAACCGCCTGGATGTCGCGATCCAGGCCGGCGAGAAGACCTACACCCATTCCGCTCCGTGATACCAGGAACACCGACCCGATGCGCCGCCGCCTGAAACTGTTGTTGCTTTCGCTCGCCGCTGCCGCGGGCCTGATGTCGGTGGCGCTGGCGGTCGAGCAGGCGCATGCCCCGGCGCCGGCCGCGCCGGCGCAGGTCGCCGCCGCCGCGCCGGCCGCTACGCCGCCGGTGCCGCTGCTGTGGAAGGTGTCCGACCGTGACAACGCGGTGTATCTGCTGGGGTCGTTCCACCTGCTCAGGGAGAGCGACTATCCGCTGTCGGGCGATATCGACCAGGCCTTCGCAGCGTCCGACAAGGTCGTGTTCGAAGTGCCGCCGGAGCAGATGCTGGATCCGTCGATCGCGCAGAGATTCCTCGCTGCGGCCGGATACGCCGATGGCCGCACGCTCAGCCAGGTGCTGCCGGCGGCGATGCGCGAGAAGTTCAACCGCATCCTCGCCCAGCGCGGTTCGTCGATCGCCCAGTTCGACGGCTACGAGCCGTGGTTCGTGAACCTGTCGCTGATGCTGGGCATTTCCCAGCAGATGGGGTTCCGCCCGGACAAGGGCCTGGACCAGACGCTGATCCAGCAGGCGCTGGCGAGCGGCAAGGCGACGGGCGGGCTGGAGTCGCTGGACACGCAGTTGAACGTGCTCGATTCCACGCCGATGGCCGAGCAGGTGACGTCGCTGAAGGAGTTCCTCGACAAGCCCACCGAGATGCCGGGCATGCTCGAAGACCTTCACGGCGCCTGGCGCGCTGGCGACATCGCGCGCCTGGACAAGCTCGCGCGCGAAGAGATGCGCGACAAGACGCCGCAGACGTACCGCATCGTCAACGTGCAGCGCAACGACGCCTGGGTGCCGCAGATCCAGCAGATGCTCGACGGGCAGAAGAAGGGCGAGACGCTCGTCGTGGTCGGTGCGCTGCACCTGCTCGGCGAGGACGGCGTGATCGAGAAACTGCGCGCGAAGGGGTATACGGTCGAGCGTGTGTGCTCGGTCTGCGCGGCCGACGAAGCGACGAAGGCAGTCGTCGAGACGAAGTAAGGCGCTGCGTGTGGCGGCCGTTACGCCGCCACCATCACGATGCAGTCCACCGGGCACGCCGGCACGCACAGCTCGCAGCCGGTGCACAGCGGGTCGATGACGGTGTGCATGTGCTTGGAGCCGCCGACGATCGCGTCCACCGGGCACGCCTGGATACATTTGGTGCAGCCGATGCAGTCGGCCTCGACGATCAATGCGACCAGCGGCGGTTTGTGTTCGCCGCGCGTGCGGTCGTAGGGCTTCGCCGGCACTTCCAGGAGTTTCGCCAGCGCACGTGCGCCTTCATCGCCGCCGGGCGGGCAGCGGTCGACATCGGCCTCGCCGCGCGCCATCGCCTCGGCATACGGACGGCAACCCGCGAAACCGCATTGCCCGCATTGCGTCTGCGGGAGGAGGCGGTCGAGGCGTTCGGTGATTTCCGGGATTCGGGATTCGGAATTCGGGATTCGCGAAGGCATGACATCTGATCTCGCGTGGACGAATCGGGTGGTGTATCGCTGTTACGAATCCCTAATCCCAAATCTCGAATCCCGACGCTCAGCGCACCGGCATGCCCGGCTGCACGCCGGCGTCGGCGTCCAGCAGGTGCAGCGAGCCGCCGTCGAAGCCCGCCGACAGGATCATTCCCTCGCTCACGCCGAAGCGCATCTTGCGCGGCGCGAGGTTGGCGATGAACACCACGCTGCGGCCGACCAGCTTTTCCGGCTCGCCGTAGGAACCGCGGATGCCGGAGAAGATCTGGCGCGTGCCCAGCTCGCCGGCATCGAGTTCGAAGCGCAGCAGCTTGTCGGAGCCTTCCACGAACTCGCACGCCACCACCTTGCCCACGCGCAGGTCGAGCTTGGTGAAGTCGTCGATGCCGATGTACTGCGCCGCTTCGCCCACGGCGGGCGCAGGTGCGGCAGCGGGCTTCGCAGCGGCCTTGGTTTCGGCCTTGGCCGGGGCTTCGGTCTTGGGGGCTTCGGACTTCAGCGAGTCCTTGGAGGCTTCGATCATGGTGTCGATGTGCTTGGGGTCAATGCGGGTGAACAGCGGTGCGTAAGGCTGGACGCGGTGCGAGAGCAGCGGTGCGGCGAGGTCGTTCCACGTCTTCACCGGCGCGGCGAGGAAATCCTCCGCCTGCGCGGTCACGCGCGGCAGCACCGGCTTGAGCGCGGCGTTGAGCACGCGGAACAGGTTCAGGCCCTGCGTGCACACGGCCTGCAGCTGCGCGTCCGCGCCGTCCTGCTTGGCCAGCACCCACGGCTTGCATTCGTCGATGTACTTGTTGGCTTCGTCGGCCAGCGCCATCGTCAGGCGCAGCGCGGTGGCCGCTTCATTGCGTTCGTAGGCCTGCGCGATCGGTGCGAGCTGCTCGACGAAACGCGCGTACATCGCCGCGTCCGGCAGTGCATCGGCGAGGTGTCCGTCGAAGCGCTTTTCGATGAAGCCGGCGCAGCGGCTGGCGAGGTTCACGAACTTGCCGACCAGGTCGGCATTCACGCGGGCGATGAAGTCCGCCAGGTTCAGGTCGAGGTCGTCGACGCCGCCGGCGGTCTTGGTCGCGTAGTAGTAGCGCAGCGCTTCGGGTTCGAGACCGGCATCGAGGTAGGTGCGCGCCATCACGAAGGTGCCGCGCGACTTCGACATCTTCGCGCCGTCCACGGTGAGGTAACCGTTGACGTGCAGGCGCGTCGGCGCACGGAAGCCCGCGCCATGCAGCACCGCCGGCCAGAACAGGCCGTGGAAGTTGACGATGTCCTTGCCGATGAAATGGTGCAGCTCGGCCGTGCTGTCGCGGCGCAGGTAGGACCAGAAGTCCAGGCCTTCGCGCTCGCACAGCGCCTGGAAGCTGGACAGGTAGCCGATCGGCGCATCCAGCCAGACGTACAGGAACTTGCCCGGGTGACCGGGAATCTGGAAACCGAAGTAGGGCGCATCGCGCGAGATGTCCCACGCGCGCAGGCCGCCCTCGGCATCCAGCCACTCCTGCAGCTTGGCCTTCACGCCCGGCAATGCGACGTCGCCCGACAGCCATTCACGCAGGAACGACTCAAACTGACCGACTTCGAAGAAGAAGTGCTCCGACTCGCGCAGTTCCGGCGTGGCGCCGCTGATGACCGAGCGCGGTTCCTTCAGTTCGGTCGGCGAGTAGGTCGCGCCGCAGTTCTCGCAGTTGTCGCCGTACTGGTCCGGCGTGCCGCAGTTGGGGCAGATGCCCTTCACGTAGCGGTCGGGCAGGAACATGCCCTTGACCGGATCGAACAACTGCGCGACCGAGCGCCGGGCGATGTGGCCGTTGTTGTCGAGCTTGGCGTAGATCGCCTCGGTGAGGATGCGGTTGCGCTCGGAGTTGGTCGAGTCGTAATGGTCGAAGGCGACGCCGAAGTCGGCGAAGTCGCGTTCGTGGCTGGCCTGGATGCCGGCGATGAAGGATTCCGGCGTCTGCCCGGCCTTTTCGGCGGCGAGCATGATCGGCGTGCCGTGGGTGTCGTCGGCGCACACGTACCAGGTTTTGTGGCCGGCCATGCGCTGGGCGCGGCACCAGATGTCGGCCTGGGTGTAGCCGACCAGATGGCCCAGGTGCAGGTGCCCGTTGGCGTAGGGCAGGGCGCAGGAAACGACGAACTCGCGGGACATGGGGGATGGGTGAGCGAAGTGAGCCCGGGATTATCGCATGCGCCCCGCGGCGTTCCGGTGGCGGAAACGAAACGCCCCGGCCAGGCCGGGGCGTCGTCGTGCAACGTGCAGCGGTGCCGGCGTCAGCGCCGCGACCAGGTCTGCGTGCGGCCCAGCAGCGAGAAGCCCATGAAGCCGCGCACTTCCAGCTTCTTTCCGCCCTCCACCGGCGTGACCTTCACCGAGTAGACCTTGCCGCTGGCCGGATCGAGGATCTGACCGCCTTCCCAGGTCTCGCCCTTCTGCTTGATGCCCCACAGGATCACCATCCCCTTGACCGGCTTGTTCTTGCGGTCGCCGGAGCACTTGTCGCAGAGCGGGTTCGGGCCGCGATCGGACTGCAGGATCTCGGTGACGCGCCCGGCCAGGCTGCCGTCCTTCGCCTCGTAGATCTCGACCACCGACTTGGGCTTCTGGGTCTTGTCGTCGATGGTGGTCCACTGGCCGACCGGCGAGGTCTGCGCGAACGCGGCCAGCGGCAGCGTCAGCAACAGCAGGGCGAGCAACTTGGCGGGCTTCTTGGTGAGCATGTGTCCCCTCCCAGGGATTCGGTTCGCGCCAGTTATACCGCATCCCATGGCGTATGGAGCGTGCGCTCGTAGGCACTGTTCGGCCGCGTTCGGCGCGCGAACCCCGCCACCGGTCCGGTGGCGGGGAAGGGCGGTTTCAGTGGCCGAACTCGTAGCGCATCTCCGCGTAGATGGATCGCCCGTAGGGGTTGTAGAGGTAGTTGTTGAACGGCGTGCCCGACGTGCCCGGGTAATTGGCGGCCTGATGCTCCGGCGTCTTGTCCAGGACGTTGTTGAACAGCAGCGAGAGGCGGATGTCGTCGTTCACGTCGTAGTTCAGGCTCAGGTTCCAGGTGGTGTAGGGCGCCCACCAGCCGGCCTTCTGTCCGCCGGGGTGCACGTAGTCCCATGACTTGGAACTGTAGGCCAGGTAGTTGGGCGTCTTGCCGATGCGGTTGGCGTAGGCGGTCGTCGTCCATTTGCCGATGTTCCAGCCCAGCGAGGCGTCGGCGCGCGTCTTCGCATAGCTGTCGTAGAGCCACATGGCGTAGGGATCGCGCAGCAGGTCGATGGGTTCGTCGCCCGGCAGCGGCGTGACCGTGTGCTCGAGGTTGTTGGTGTAGTGGCCGGCGAAGTTCAGCGTGCCGTGGCGGCCTAGGTCGAGGGTGTAGTTCGCACTGGCGGTGACGGCTTCCAGTTTCTGCCGAGATACGTTGACCTTGGGCGTGTGGATCGACTGGATCTCGCCGTTCTCGCCACGCTTGACCCACTCCAGCGCCTGCGCGCAACTCGCCGTGGCGGTGTTGGCGCCACCGGTGCGGCAGAAGAATTCGGCAAGCATGAGCTGGTCGGCGCTTTGCTGGTCGACTTCGTCGCGGATGTCCCAGACGAAGTAGTCCAGCGACATCGACAGGCGCGTCGTCGGCGCCCACACCAGGCCGGCATTCCAGACGTCCGCCTCGATGGGACGCAGGTCCGGATTGCCCGATTGCTGGCCGAAGAACTGCGAGGAATCGTAAGTGCAATCGTCGGTGTTGCCCGGCGTGTAGCGCGGGTCCTGCTGGTAGCAGCGGTAGTAGTCGGTGGTGGAGCTGTAGTAACCGCTCGGCCCCTGGAACATGTCCGACAGCGTCGGCGCACGGAACGCGGTGCCGTACTTGCCGCGCAGCAGCAGGCTTTCGATCGGGCGGTATTCGATGCCCAGGCTGTAGGTGGGCTTGTCGATCGTGCGGCCGTTCGCGTCGAAGGCGTCGTAGCGGCCGGAGAGGGTGAGCGTCAGCGGCTTCCACAGCGGCAGGCGCAGTTCGCCGGTCACCGCGTAACGGTCGCGATCGCCTTCGCCGCTGACAGAGGTGAGGCCCCACACCTGGGACTTCAGCGTGTCCGGATCCTGCACCAGTCGCGCATCGGGCCGGTATTCCCAACCCTGCGTGCCGGCCTCGACCACCACCGCAAGCCCCGCGTCGCCGCCGGGCAGCGCGAACAGCGAGGTGTTGGTCAGCTGCGCGCGCAGCAGGTTGTCGTAGGTCCTGCTGTCGGTGTCGACATAGCCGGTGAAGCCGGCGAAGTCGGCCGGCGAGATCGGCTGGTAGAACGCGGCGTAGTTGGGGCGGAAGATCGGATAGGCGCCGCGCATGCCCAGCTTCGGTCCCAGGACGTGCTGTTCGAAATAGGCGTTGATGGGATCGGCGAATCGCGCCCACTGGTGTTCGCGCAGGCGGTAGTCGCTGCGCGTGAAGCCGACGTCCCAGTCCCAGTTCCCGCCGGCTTGGCCCTGCGCGCCCAGCGTGATCATGGTCGAGCGGTTGCGGTCGGTGTTCATGATGTCGGCGAAGCCCAGCCCGCCTATGTCCTCCGGCGCGAACGCGCGCTGCAGGTTGAGCAGGGCGCGGCGATCGGGATCGTAGAAGTAGCCGTACTTCGCGCTCGTGCCCCACCAGGTGTAGTTGGAGCCGGTGGCGTAGTCCACGTTTTCCTGGCCGGCGAGCAGGTCGGCGTAGAGGCGGACGGCGTCGTTCACGTCGAAGGTGGCGTGCGTGTATAGCTGCGCGCTGTCCTTGCCGTTGCGCAACGTGCGATAGCCCGGCGTGCTGAACGAACCGCAGTACGCGCCGAAGCCCGGACGCATCTGCAGCGCTTCGGTGCCGTCGAACTGGCCGGTGACGTTGCCGCACTGAGCCGGATCGAGGAACAGGTAGGTGTTGCGCGCCGAAGCGTTGATCACCACGTAGTCGCGGCTGGCCAGCGGCGCGGAGGTGCCGCGTGGGTTGTACTGCCGCGTGAGCTCGCGCTGATGGCCCCAGATCGGATCGCGGGTTTCCATCTGCAGGCCGGCGAGCAGTTGCAGGCGGCCGTCCATCGCGCTCCAGCCGTCGGACGCGCTCAGGCGCAGGCTGTCGCCGCCGCCCTCGTCGTACCAGCCGCCGCGCAGGTTCAGCGACAGTCCGTCGACCTGCTTCTTCAGGATGATGTTGATCACGCCGGCGATCGCGTCGGAGCCGTACAGCGAGGACTGCCCGCCGGGCAGGATCTCGATGCGCTCCACCAGATCCACCGGAATGCCGCTGATGTTGTTGAACGTGTCGCTGCCGTTGTAGAGCGCGGGGTAGTTGGCCATCGGACGGCCGTTGATGAGGTACTTGGTGTAGCCCGGATCCAGTCCGAACATGCCGGCCGCCTCGGCGCCCTGGGTGAAGGCGGCCGAGGTCTGCCCGCCCTGCAGGCCGCCGGTCTGGAACGTGGACTGCTGCAGGACGTCCGCGACGCTGGTGAAGCCGCGTACCTGGATGTCCTCGGCCGAAACGACCGTCACCGGTGTGAAGTTCTCCAGTTGCGTCTGTGGAATCAGCGAGCCGGTCACGGTGACCTTGTCCAGATCGGTGGGCGCCGGTGTCTGCGCGAGGGCGCAGGCGGGCGCCAGCAGTGCGGCGATGGCCAGGCAGAGGCGCGTGCGCCCGGCGGACTGCGGAATCGACTTCATGTTTTCCCCTTGCGATGGTTGATCGCGGCGCGGATGGGATCGCGGCGCGCGCCTTCGTGGCGCTGGGACCATCGCAATGCGCGGAGCGGGGAAGAATCGGAACAATCCGAAAATACAACCGTGAGTGGTGCATTGCGCAATCAAAAGTTGGCTTGGCCGGCGATCCCGTAGAATGGCGGTCTTACTTTCCGGCTGTCTTCGTGATGGATTCCCTGCAAGACCGAATCGCTGCGCTCCCGCTCCCAGACACCGACCTCACCCTGGCCCAGACCGGCGCGCGCATCCGCGCGGTCGAAGCAGAGGGTCGCGTGGTGGTCGAAATCGCCCCGGGCTTCCCGTGTGCCCATCTGCGGCCGTGGATGGAGCGCGAGATCACCGCGCTCCTCGCCGCCCAGGGCGCGACGCTG encodes:
- the rnfB gene encoding Rnf electron transport complex subunit RnfB → MPSRIPNSESRIPEITERLDRLLPQTQCGQCGFAGCRPYAEAMARGEADVDRCPPGGDEGARALAKLLEVPAKPYDRTRGEHKPPLVALIVEADCIGCTKCIQACPVDAIVGGSKHMHTVIDPLCTGCELCVPACPVDCIVMVAA
- a CDS encoding TonB-dependent receptor, producing MKSIPQSAGRTRLCLAIAALLAPACALAQTPAPTDLDKVTVTGSLIPQTQLENFTPVTVVSAEDIQVRGFTSVADVLQQSTFQTGGLQGGQTSAAFTQGAEAAGMFGLDPGYTKYLINGRPMANYPALYNGSDTFNNISGIPVDLVERIEILPGGQSSLYGSDAIAGVINIILKKQVDGLSLNLRGGWYDEGGGDSLRLSASDGWSAMDGRLQLLAGLQMETRDPIWGHQRELTRQYNPRGTSAPLASRDYVVINASARNTYLFLDPAQCGNVTGQFDGTEALQMRPGFGAYCGSFSTPGYRTLRNGKDSAQLYTHATFDVNDAVRLYADLLAGQENVDYATGSNYTWWGTSAKYGYFYDPDRRALLNLQRAFAPEDIGGLGFADIMNTDRNRSTMITLGAQGQAGGNWDWDVGFTRSDYRLREHQWARFADPINAYFEQHVLGPKLGMRGAYPIFRPNYAAFYQPISPADFAGFTGYVDTDSRTYDNLLRAQLTNTSLFALPGGDAGLAVVVEAGTQGWEYRPDARLVQDPDTLKSQVWGLTSVSGEGDRDRYAVTGELRLPLWKPLTLTLSGRYDAFDANGRTIDKPTYSLGIEYRPIESLLLRGKYGTAFRAPTLSDMFQGPSGYYSSTTDYYRCYQQDPRYTPGNTDDCTYDSSQFFGQQSGNPDLRPIEADVWNAGLVWAPTTRLSMSLDYFVWDIRDEVDQQSADQLMLAEFFCRTGGANTATASCAQALEWVKRGENGEIQSIHTPKVNVSRQKLEAVTASANYTLDLGRHGTLNFAGHYTNNLEHTVTPLPGDEPIDLLRDPYAMWLYDSYAKTRADASLGWNIGKWTTTAYANRIGKTPNYLAYSSKSWDYVHPGGQKAGWWAPYTTWNLSLNYDVNDDIRLSLLFNNVLDKTPEHQAANYPGTSGTPFNNYLYNPYGRSIYAEMRYEFGH
- a CDS encoding DUF2147 domain-containing protein: MLTKKPAKLLALLLLTLPLAAFAQTSPVGQWTTIDDKTQKPKSVVEIYEAKDGSLAGRVTEILQSDRGPNPLCDKCSGDRKNKPVKGMVILWGIKQKGETWEGGQILDPASGKVYSVKVTPVEGGKKLEVRGFMGFSLLGRTQTWSRR
- the mutL gene encoding DNA mismatch repair endonuclease MutL — translated: MTIRQLPDTLINQIAAGEVIERPASVVKELVENALDAGARRIDIDLEEGGVRLIRIRDDGKGIEPAELPLAVSRHATSKIASLDDLEGVATLGFRGEALPSIASVSRFALTSRRDGSDRAATLEVDGGRVGEITPKPHPQGTTVEVRDLFFNVPARRKFLKAERTELGHIEEWLRQLALARPDVELRVSHNGKPSRRWKGEGDLLSEVRLHEALGEEFARNALRVDHAGAGHAMGSGQGLRLHGWIAQPAYNRASADQQYLYVNGRAVRDRSIAHAIKQAYADVLFHGRQPAYVLFLELDPRRVDVNVHPAKHEVRFRDARLIHDFVYRTLQDALAETRAGTVAGVAGVPANDGPGAPSAYSAGYGASSPSYSYLERASQAPLPMQVADTRAGYAALYGGGNAATAAPSFAQTAQPATLPRTEDATLPPLGYAIAQLHGIYILAESAEGLIVVDMHAAHERIGYEKLKTAHDGEGLRTQPLLVPATLAVSEREAEVAEREAQTLAELGFEVTRSGPQSLTLRSVPALLAHGDVEALLRDVLADLREHGESRRVGAARDELLATMACHGAVRANRRLTLPEMNALLREMEITERSGQCNHGRPTWARFTLPDIDRWFLRGR
- a CDS encoding DUF1684 domain-containing protein codes for the protein MSAVAKGKLVSRMFAVMMIGTLAACGSQKDDAATAEQAKAAQASFQNELDMVRQQRVVDLTRADGWTSLIGLHWIEPGAHYIGSSAGNGIKLSMGPSHFGMIDLQNNTLRFVPEKGAAMTLDGQPLTGATVLRADDAPTGPSVIAFDEGKGMATVIKRGDRYLLRVKHADAATRTGFRGLEYWPTSRDWRVEGRFVPHPAGKTLEIANIIGTTDAVPNPGAIEFERDGKTYRIEALDEGEETLFLVFADRTSGHGSYPAGRFLDVAKPGIGGKVVLDFNQARNPPCAFTAFATCPLPPPENRLDVAIQAGEKTYTHSAP
- the metG gene encoding methionine--tRNA ligase, whose translation is MSREFVVSCALPYANGHLHLGHLVGYTQADIWCRAQRMAGHKTWYVCADDTHGTPIMLAAEKAGQTPESFIAGIQASHERDFADFGVAFDHYDSTNSERNRILTEAIYAKLDNNGHIARRSVAQLFDPVKGMFLPDRYVKGICPNCGTPDQYGDNCENCGATYSPTELKEPRSVISGATPELRESEHFFFEVGQFESFLREWLSGDVALPGVKAKLQEWLDAEGGLRAWDISRDAPYFGFQIPGHPGKFLYVWLDAPIGYLSSFQALCEREGLDFWSYLRRDSTAELHHFIGKDIVNFHGLFWPAVLHGAGFRAPTRLHVNGYLTVDGAKMSKSRGTFVMARTYLDAGLEPEALRYYYATKTAGGVDDLDLNLADFIARVNADLVGKFVNLASRCAGFIEKRFDGHLADALPDAAMYARFVEQLAPIAQAYERNEAATALRLTMALADEANKYIDECKPWVLAKQDGADAQLQAVCTQGLNLFRVLNAALKPVLPRVTAQAEDFLAAPVKTWNDLAAPLLSHRVQPYAPLFTRIDPKHIDTMIEASKDSLKSEAPKTEAPAKAETKAAAKPAAAPAPAVGEAAQYIGIDDFTKLDLRVGKVVACEFVEGSDKLLRFELDAGELGTRQIFSGIRGSYGEPEKLVGRSVVFIANLAPRKMRFGVSEGMILSAGFDGGSLHLLDADAGVQPGMPVR
- a CDS encoding TraB/GumN family protein — translated: MRRRLKLLLLSLAAAAGLMSVALAVEQAHAPAPAAPAQVAAAAPAATPPVPLLWKVSDRDNAVYLLGSFHLLRESDYPLSGDIDQAFAASDKVVFEVPPEQMLDPSIAQRFLAAAGYADGRTLSQVLPAAMREKFNRILAQRGSSIAQFDGYEPWFVNLSLMLGISQQMGFRPDKGLDQTLIQQALASGKATGGLESLDTQLNVLDSTPMAEQVTSLKEFLDKPTEMPGMLEDLHGAWRAGDIARLDKLAREEMRDKTPQTYRIVNVQRNDAWVPQIQQMLDGQKKGETLVVVGALHLLGEDGVIEKLRAKGYTVERVCSVCAADEATKAVVETK